The following are from one region of the Nostoc cf. commune SO-36 genome:
- a CDS encoding ATP-binding protein codes for MRQKNPFVVGKPVPPEHFVGRASEIAAAFDQIYNHSHLAIWGGSGMGKTSFLQKLESPQAWEDHGMDPSQAVIVRFSCERIAPFIPASFWGEILSLVKDKLTDESTLQADINTILQKGSPTKDSLREILRKFKAQNKYLVLLIDDFHVALGTNQEYGEDAMQRFLSECRNLAVHSAEGQHLSMIVTSLKRLNELGPKLNPNASPWYNHYLFLRLKTFNNSEIDDIFKTLRIPELREAIKEITGGHPSLLQTSGFLLHGDLLTANAPSVDKFVSDFESVTQQIFQHIWQRCSEVEQTLLMLMALSALKGRLHKQKQFDVSGIELIFSQREAELIKLEEQGVVTHTVQEEKNIYSFTSSTMERWVIQELWQTDEKWLQAREKLFLNLMSRQQKEKFTTAIKWLWNNQDKIPKIMEWFGKLVAAFPKGFILPGN; via the coding sequence ATGCGACAAAAAAATCCTTTTGTTGTCGGAAAACCAGTACCTCCAGAGCATTTTGTCGGGCGAGCATCAGAAATTGCAGCTGCCTTTGATCAAATTTATAACCACAGCCACTTAGCAATTTGGGGCGGTTCAGGTATGGGCAAAACCTCCTTTTTGCAGAAACTAGAATCACCCCAAGCTTGGGAAGACCACGGAATGGATCCATCCCAAGCGGTAATTGTTCGTTTTAGTTGCGAGAGGATCGCTCCTTTCATACCTGCCAGTTTTTGGGGAGAAATACTGAGCCTTGTCAAAGATAAATTAACAGATGAATCTACATTGCAGGCTGATATTAATACAATTTTGCAAAAAGGAAGTCCGACTAAAGATAGCCTGCGAGAGATATTACGAAAGTTTAAAGCACAAAATAAATATCTTGTGTTGCTAATAGATGACTTCCATGTAGCGCTCGGTACGAACCAAGAATACGGGGAAGATGCGATGCAAAGATTTTTGAGTGAGTGCCGTAATTTGGCTGTTCACTCTGCGGAAGGACAACATCTGTCGATGATTGTTACTTCTCTGAAGCGTCTCAATGAATTAGGCCCAAAGCTCAATCCCAACGCTTCACCGTGGTACAACCATTATCTATTTTTGCGACTCAAGACATTTAATAATAGTGAAATTGACGACATATTTAAGACATTAAGAATACCAGAATTACGGGAAGCAATTAAAGAAATTACAGGCGGACATCCGTCTTTGCTACAAACATCTGGTTTTCTACTTCATGGAGATTTACTCACTGCAAATGCGCCAAGTGTAGATAAATTCGTTAGCGATTTTGAAAGTGTGACACAACAGATTTTTCAACATATTTGGCAAAGGTGTAGTGAAGTAGAACAAACTTTACTGATGCTCATGGCTCTTTCTGCTTTAAAAGGTCGCCTACATAAACAAAAACAATTTGATGTTAGTGGTATTGAATTAATTTTTAGCCAAAGAGAAGCAGAACTAATCAAGCTGGAAGAACAAGGTGTAGTAACTCACACTGTTCAAGAAGAGAAAAACATTTACTCTTTCACTTCATCAACAATGGAGCGTTGGGTAATTCAAGAACTTTGGCAAACTGACGAGAAGTGGTTGCAAGCCCGAGAAAAACTTTTTCTCAATTTGATGAGTCGCCAGCAGAAGGAGAAATTCACTACAGCTATTAAATGGCTATGGAACAATCAAGATAAAATTCCAAAGATTATGGAGTGGTTTGGTAAGTTAGTAGCTGCTTTCCCTAAAGGATTTATATTGCCAGGTAATTAG
- a CDS encoding YqeG family HAD IIIA-type phosphatase, whose product MAWNNLLQPDLILEGSVLNLTPDIIQKYGLKGLVLDVDETLVPFTVGIASLELREWVEQIRTCTVLCLVSNNLSEARIGGIARSLNLPYYLGAAKPSRRKIRAALRGMDLPVHQVGMVGDRLFTDVIAGNRLGMFTILVEPIVHADEALRSHPIRNFEVWISEILGASITPKKKKIHKT is encoded by the coding sequence ATGGCCTGGAACAATCTTTTACAGCCTGATTTGATTTTAGAGGGTTCAGTGTTGAACCTAACACCAGATATTATCCAAAAATACGGGCTGAAAGGGCTGGTATTGGATGTAGATGAAACTTTAGTACCTTTTACAGTAGGCATAGCTTCGCTAGAACTACGAGAGTGGGTGGAGCAAATTCGCACGTGTACTGTATTGTGCTTGGTGAGTAACAACCTGAGTGAAGCGCGAATTGGTGGAATTGCGCGATCGCTTAATCTACCTTACTACTTAGGTGCAGCCAAGCCTTCCCGACGCAAAATTAGAGCAGCACTTAGGGGAATGGATCTACCAGTGCATCAAGTGGGGATGGTAGGCGATCGCTTATTTACGGATGTCATCGCAGGTAATCGCCTGGGAATGTTTACCATTCTAGTTGAACCGATTGTCCATGCAGACGAAGCCCTCCGCTCTCATCCCATCCGCAACTTTGAAGTTTGGATATCGGAAATTCTGGGAGCCTCTATTACCCCCAAGAAAAAGAAAATTCACAAAACTTGA
- a CDS encoding DUF3727 domain-containing protein — protein sequence MFSSPFSEENDNAHAGSITLTDDKGRSLDCYVEHRLEVDEQEYVLLLPVDSPVEIFSWEGDGEEEEAVLVEDDAIIEQIFANAQAVLSEQNLVLKNTAYALTVEGDLPPVEESELFTLEIEDEGEDLEPEQLQLLASFYDEDQEYAIYTPLDPLLFFARITKTGEPELLSPEEFRKVQPLLEEHLFNEVE from the coding sequence ATGTTTTCCTCTCCATTCTCTGAAGAAAATGATAACGCTCATGCGGGTTCCATCACTTTAACCGATGACAAAGGGCGATCGCTCGACTGTTATGTAGAGCATCGACTTGAGGTTGATGAGCAAGAATATGTTTTGCTTCTTCCTGTAGACTCACCTGTAGAAATTTTTTCTTGGGAAGGTGACGGTGAGGAAGAAGAAGCGGTTCTGGTAGAAGATGATGCCATTATTGAGCAAATTTTTGCTAATGCCCAAGCTGTGTTATCTGAGCAGAACCTGGTATTGAAAAATACAGCTTATGCTTTGACAGTTGAAGGTGATTTACCGCCAGTTGAAGAATCAGAACTCTTCACCTTAGAAATCGAAGACGAAGGGGAAGATTTAGAGCCAGAACAATTACAACTACTCGCTAGCTTCTATGATGAAGATCAAGAGTATGCAATTTATACACCCCTCGATCCCTTGTTGTTTTTTGCCCGGATAACGAAAACAGGTGAACCTGAATTACTCTCTCCAGAGGAGTTTCGCAAAGTGCAGCCTCTGTTAGAAGAACATCTTTTTAATGAAGTGGAATAA
- the ruvX gene encoding Holliday junction resolvase RuvX: MISPEQPKPFISALGLDFGRKRIGVAGCDRTGLIATGITTIERTSFERDVEQIRQIVNEREVQVLVMGLPYSMDGSLGFQARQVQKFTTRLSKALKLPVEYMDERLTSYQAEQLLIAENRSPSHHKGLIDRKAAALILQQWLDVKRASSRSSVAAIEY, translated from the coding sequence GTGATATCCCCAGAGCAACCGAAACCTTTTATTTCAGCGTTGGGGCTAGATTTTGGTCGCAAACGGATTGGTGTAGCCGGGTGCGATCGCACGGGTTTAATTGCCACGGGAATCACCACAATTGAGCGTACATCTTTTGAGCGCGATGTGGAGCAAATCCGACAAATAGTTAATGAACGTGAAGTGCAAGTTCTCGTTATGGGCTTACCTTATTCAATGGATGGCTCACTAGGATTTCAGGCTCGTCAAGTTCAGAAATTTACTACAAGGCTTTCTAAAGCACTAAAACTGCCTGTGGAATATATGGATGAGCGATTAACTTCATATCAAGCAGAGCAACTGCTGATAGCTGAAAACCGCTCCCCATCACACCATAAAGGTTTGATTGACCGCAAGGCAGCCGCTTTGATTTTGCAACAATGGCTGGATGTTAAGCGTGCCAGTTCCCGCAGTTCAGTTGCGGCTATTGAATATTGA